The window ATGATTGAGCTTTCCCTGATCCCAGGTTCTATTGTTAAAGAAGTCTTAGACCTTGAGTTTTCTAGGCTTATACCCAACCTGACAGAGGTTAGCCAAAGCTCCCTTGTCTGTCCAATTATCCCACCAGAAATTACATTATCCATTATGAATTTTCCACACCATATAGGGTTCAATTTTGACTTTAACTTGCATCATCTGCTTCCAGATATGAGAGTTTGAGGAAGCAAGCTTCTTAGCTACAGAGTGCTTTCTGCTACAATATTTGGAGTTAAGGAACTGAGACCACAAGGATGTTACAGTCCTAAATCTCCACCACCTTTTCATAGCAAGTGTACAACTGATTTCTTCCATCCTTCTAATGCCAATACCCCTTTCCTTCTTAGGCAGACATAACTTTCTCCAAGAACTCCAGTGATATTTCCTCGTCCCCTGAATCACCCCAAAAGAAGTTGGCAAAATATTTTTCCAACAAAGTGAGAGTTTCTTTAGGAGGACTCATAGCAAACAATGTGTAGATGTGCATAGATTGCAGAACATATTTGATGAGAACCATCCTGCGTCCAACTGACAAAATTTTGCCTTGCCATCCACTAAGTCTCTTATCCACCTTATCCACCATAGCATCAAAATAGATAATCTTTTTCCTACCAATATAAATGGGGCATCCAAgataattaaaaggaaaatttttgTCCATAAAGCCAGTAGCATTCCTCATTCTATTAATCCTGCTAGGAGAGGCTCTTGGGACAGTGATAAAGAAACTCTTATTTCTATTAACCAATTGGCCTGAGGCATTTTCATAATTGCTAATTTGCTTCATAATAAATTTGACAGATTTGTTATTTCCTCCGGTGAAGATCATGAGGTCATCTGCATATGCCAAGTGATTGATTTTTGGAACCCTGGAGTTCATAGAAAAAGGGGTGAAGTTCTAATCGTGAAACAACCGGTTAAGAAGTCTGGATAAAACCTCTGCTCCAAAGATAAATAAAGAAGGAGATAGAGGATCTCCTTGTTTTAAACCTTGATAACTTGAGAAAAAACCCTTTCTATTGCCATTGATTACTATAGAATACCATACCCCAGATATTACTATGTGAATAAGAGCTATCCACCGCTGGGAAAAGCCAAATATCTCCAGCACCTTGTCAATAAAAATCCATGATATTCTATCATAGGCTTTTGACATATCAAGCTTAATGATCATACTTCCCCCTTGTTATCCTTAATAATTTCCTGAGTAATCTCCTGAGCAAGCATTACATTTTCTGTAATTAATCTACTAGTGATGAATCCACTCTAATTATCTGATATGAGTTTGGGAAGCAAAGGATTCAACCTTCTAGCAAGAATCTTGGTAACAAACAATCTTTCTAGAAAAGTTAGACAGACTGATAGACCTCATGTCTGAGAAGGAACTAGGTGAATCAATCTTTGGAATCAAGACTAGACATGTGTGAGAGAAGTATTTTGTAAGGTTGGAACCTCTGAAAGATGCTAGAACAAACTCTATTATGTCATCCTTGATGATATCCCAATTGTTATGGATTTTAGAAAAAATATGCAAGCAGCAAGAATGTTGAAAATAGAATTGAAAAACTGtctctaaaattttattaatcatagggctttaaatagccaaataaataaagtagtagACTCCTCTAACTAAATTACTAAACTTTTACtataattaaaattctgaatcttctaGCAGACTCCTCCTAAAACTAAACAACTAATTATTCTAGAAAACAGTAGCAGTAACAGATGCAAAATCCAACACTCTTTCTTGCTTCTGTTGCTGCAGTCTAAAGAAGGTCATCCTCAATTCCTTCTTCTGCTATTAGTGTTTGTGCATGAGCATCTTTGAACTTGCACACTTTTGTAACATGACCTTTTTGTTTGCCATTTTCACATAATGCATCAGGTCACCACCAacaaaaattttctaagtgtattttctttttgcaatatttgcaaTAAGGATAATcgactttttctttttggtgtttCGCATAAAAAAATACTCTCAGTAACTTTGTCTTGTCTGAAGGCCCTTCTTTGCTCTTGTATTTGAAGAGCACTTATTAATTCTACAACAGAGATGGTAGAGAGATCTTTAGACTCTTCCAGAGAGAAAATTTTGGATTCAAATCTCTCGGGAATTGTCACAAGAATTTTTTAAACTATCATGTCATCTTTGAAATCCTCGCCAAGTAACCTGATTTTATTGACAATTTAAGAAATTCGGTCAGAATACTTAGCGATGGTCTCATCATCTTGCATTCTAAGAGATTCAaaatctcttttcaaatttaaaatttgattttGTCTGCCTCGTTCACTTCCTTGATACTCTTGTTTGAGTGTTTTCCAAGCTTCTTTTGCTGTCTCATATGCAATGATTTTATAGAAGATTGAATCTGCAACTAAATTTTGAATTATAGTTTTGGCTTTGTATTTTTTGGTTTTCTCATCTAAATGAACTTTGATTTGGGCAAGGGTAGAATTTGCAGGAAGTGGTTGTATAAGTTTGTCTTCCATTACAACTTCTCATAGATCATAAGCTTTAAGATAAGATTTCATCTTCACTGACCAAATTTGATAGTTTTCACCAGTGAAAGTTTGCGGGGTATTCAAAGAAAGACCGTTGCTTGCCATTGTTAAAATTTTGGTTAAAAATCGGTATGGGTAAAAATACGTATGGTTTAAAAGTGGTTGAAATTGGTTATTTTTCAGTGAATTCAATGATTCGTCAAGATCAAtggaggctctgataccactgttatGGATTTTAGAAAAAATATGCAAGCAGCAAGAAGGTTGAAAATAGGATTGAAAAATTAtctctaaaattttattaatcatagggatttaaatagccaaataaataaagtagtagactcctcctacaactaaattactaaactcttactataattaaaattctgaatcttctaGCAGACTCCTCTTAAAACTAAACAACTAATTATCCTAGAAAACAGTAGCAGTAGTAACAGatgcaaaatccaacaccaacAACTTTGATAAAATCTTTCATTAAAACCATCTGTCCCTGCTAAACTGTAGGAGCTCACTGTGAAAACAGCCCCCTTGATCTCCTCCTCATAAGGCATTGCAGTTAAAATGTCGTTGTCCTTATCATTGATACGATGTGGTATGCAATCCAGAATACTATCATCTATATGAATCAATTTTAGGTTGAATAGCTTCCGCTTTCTCCTTCTATCTTTGATGATGGCATAAAAATACTTACTATTACAGTCACCCTCCTCAAACCCTCCTCAAGAGCATGCATTTCTGCCTCCCAGTTAGCAACATGTTCATTAATGTCTTTGACGAATTCTCTAGACCATTCGCTTAGCCTTCTGGTAAGCAATTTCAATTTGGACTGTAGTCTCCACATAGGATTTCCACTAATTTGTATCTGCCATACTTCCTTACCCACATCTTGAAAACCAGGTTGTTCCACCCAAAAATTAACTTGaaatgtttgataaaattctgCTGATCATTATGAAAACTAACCAAAAGAGGCCTATGATCAGAGCCAATTCTAGGGAGATGCTTAACTGTGTTGTTCTGAAAAATGTGATCCCAATCATTATTCACAAAGACTCTGTCCAGTCTTTTCCAGATTCTTTTCCCAGGTATTTTATTATTGCACCACGTATATATGGATCCAATATAGCCAATATCAATCATACCACAGTTATTCAAGCAGTTGATGAAATCTAAACTCTTGTAAGCCCTGTGAGGCTTACCTCCCACTTTCTCATTTGAATCCCAAATGACATTAAAGTCACCCCCAATGCACCTAGGGCCATCAATCACCATATTGAGGTTATCAATAGCATCCCATAGGTCCTTTCTCTCAACTGTTGTGCATTTGGCATAAACAGTTTTGATCCAAATGTTTTTATTCCCAGTACCATTAGCCACTTTGATGGTGATCTGTTGATCATCAGTATCTCGAACTGAAATAGGCCAGTTGTGAGAGCAAAATAACCAAATTTTTCCATTTGGTACATCAATTTTCCTCTTATCTACAAATGGTTCCATGATGGCAACCATGGGACTTTGATTGATAATTTTGTAAAATTAAGTTGGAGTACAACTCTCTCTCTTTTTGTCGTCCAAGTGAAATACAATTACTTCCTTTTTCCAAAATATAATCCACATAAAATAAGGAGTGTTGATTTCAATTGTGGATGTTTGAAATTTGTTGTCTCTAACTTATCAAAAAGAAGTATACCTCGGTTGTCTTTTCCCTACTATTTGATACTAgctttagtgtacgtgcgttgcacgtgtgctTAACGTCAATCAATAAAATATGAGTATACGAGGAACATGTAAATCAAGTTATCAAATGCTAAGTTTTAAAATGTGACATTaagttaatattttaaaataagtaacTTTGTACCTAGAAAAGTATAGGGAGTTGCCATTTATTTAAATgaatacaaaaagaaagaaaattaattaaTGGCAACTCACTTAGAAAGTATTTTGTCTTctaatattttatctttattgttTTTAACGTTTGCATGGTTAACAGTTTGACTATTACTGCTAAATTATAATcgattttattataaaatttgaaaagaaTGCAAATTAGTTAAATCAAAGACTTTTTGGTTAATTAGGACTGTTCTTAACGctaaagagaattttttttttgttgattgaAATATTAATATTAGCTCATCCAAAGTTTAAAATATAAAactgtaattataatttttatccaATAAGAATTCTACATTCAGTGTAATAAAAAATCGCTATGACATTACTTTTGGACTTTTATGTTAGTACAATCATTAGTGTTTGAATATCACCAACacttctctttcttttattttcttaaaattaaaatattttcttatttaagcTCGGTActtcaatttaaaaaaaattagaattgatTGAGATTACTATGTTTGTGATTGCTAGATATTTATTCTTACTCCCAAGTATATttaataacaaaagtttagtggatatatattaaaattctaattatgagaaaaataattcaatgaccattttattatttaaaagaaatacTCGTAAATCTTTAAAAAGTACTCCtaaaatttgggggggggggaggaggaggaggaaataAGGACACAtacacaaagaaaaggaaaataaggacTACTAAACCTAaatttttataacaaaaaaataCCGGTAAACCCAATATAAAAAAATACTCGTGAAATGATTGGAATTCAATACCTTAAATCTAAATAGAGTTTATATATGAAGGACTCCAATTAAATAACATGATTTTTTAGATCAAAGTCCTAAgagttagaaaaataattaagtgattattcctaaatattaggaaaataattaaatggtaTTTCCTACAATTTAGAAAAATAACTTAAACTATTATTTTATCCAACGTGAAAGTTAGTATTAAAGGGTAAAAATAAGAACCATTGCGCGTGAACACTATCTAGATGAGTATAAACTATTaaaatattacataaatattctattaaaaattatgtttgagtgataaaataAATGTTGTAGAAACATATAAGTTCTTAACAATAGTAATTGTTGAACCTATCTAGTTAACACAATAAGCAAAGAAACTATACCCCATATAAGCCCTCAATCACGTCAGTCAATatattcaacttaaaatttttataATATGATTACATTAATTTCATAAGTTATCATCCTTCGTTTTTAGTTTTAGCAAGAACACATTAATCCTTGAGCATTTAAGTTATTATGTAAAATTTATTTGAAAAGTTATATATTCTTAAGTTGATTAtaaaaaagacaaataatttaACTAACTGACAAAATATGCCTTTTTTCTCGCAAATATAAATTATGCTATATACTTTAATTAATAAGAAAAAATATAGTAATTGTTTTCAACAAATTAGTAAAGAACCTAGCGTCCGTGATTGTAATAAAATTATATGCAATTCATGGGTTCCAAAAAGACTATGCTAATACTATTCTAGAAgcagtaaaaatataaaatacatgttaaaattaaattaagGTTTAGTTCTACAAGTTAGACAATATTTTAAACGTGGATTTACTTATTGAAGGAAAAAATTAGTTTTTCAAAAGGTATAAAAGTTGGTATATAGATCAATTTTCACTATGTGACAATTAACTCTATATAACTCTCTCTATAAAATTTTAGGTTATTAGGTATTTTAAATacttatatttattgttatgttaaTTTTCTTGAACATGAACAATTACTTTTTATCCTTtgagaatatttatttttaaattcaaaacATGACAACTAACCAAAATGTCAGTTTTCAAAATAATTCTTCCAACTAACACTAACTAATATTTTCAAAGCCAAAACCTTCGTTGTTTtcgataaatacaatatttggcttgttattttattttaagcTTCATAATTTATAAGAATGTTTTGGTTCGTTTGTATCTAGAGAAAGAAACATACTCATAATTACAAAGTTAATTTTGTACAAACGTTCTTTGAGTGGAATTAGGATTATTTAATCTATATGGAAGAATTATACTTATTTTATTCgatacaaacaaggaaagaatttACATAAATAAAAGCTTTCTTgatttaaattcttaaatattaggactttcctaaatagttcaaataagaaaatattttataactATAACTAGTAAATTTGTCCGCGCTTCGCGCTGTCATAAATGATCCAAATAATCTTTTGCTAATGTCTAAATATTAGAAATACATATAAGTCATCAAATCTAAATTAGATATAAGTTTTAATTGATTTTAGCATTatcatataattttatataattgtgATTGGGGTTTATTATCATTCGGAGATAATTGAtccttattttaataatatatatataggtgaAACTATACCCTTTTTCgtcttttaccttttcatcttcttcttccatcgttttttcattttttacttcCTTACACATttcaaactcaaatatatataaTTACAGGAAGTAGTCCAAAAAAGTTCGCTACTGATATTGTCTAGTCTCAGCATATCCAATCTCACATGAGTACATGAAAATTTTGGATTGTAGCTCGCTGATAATATCTTATACGTTACCTAAATATCATTCTTTTGTGCTCGAAAATATACAACGTTAATGTTGTAAAAGAAtgcaaaaaagaagaaggataaCAATTATACAATTCATattgagaaaataaggaaaataattcaAACGAAGCAAGTAGAATTCCACCATGAAATCGAAAtgtcacaaaaaatattttcttttttctaatgAAGAGATATTAAAAGCTAAAGTATATTATTAGTGCAAAGGAGAACCATTCGAGCTATAATAGAGTCTGAATGGTACGTCCATATTGAGAGCAGATACTAAAGTTCGGGGGAGACATAAGATGTATGTTGGCCTTCAGAAGGAGCTAAGAGCATGCCATACTTTGCAGGGAGTTTGCTACACCATTTGTCTCGCGATAGACATGGTCAATGTTTACGTTTCTGTAATgattcgaccggtcgttttgagtattacaaccccgttcccccatttactgttcaatttaagctttacagttgttatgtgactcgctggggtaattggttcgggtccggtgaggttttggaatgaatggAAACACTTAGTTCTAAGATTTAatgcttaagttaaaatagtgatcggatgtcgacttatgtgtaaacgaccccggaatagagttttgatgatttcaatagctttgtatgatgattttggactaagAAACGtatccagaaaattatttggaagtccgtagttaaattaggcttgaaatggctaaaatagaaatttaagtttgggagtttgaccggggagttgactttttgatatcggagtcggaatccagttcggaaatttttcatagctccgttatatcatttatgacttgtgtgcaaaatttgaggtcaatcggaattgaattgataggtttcggcatcgaatatagaagttggaattcgttagtttttgctaagcttgaattggggtgtgatttgtgatttttgcgttatttaatgtgatttgagatttcgactaagttcgtatgatgttttaggacttgttggtgtatttggttgaggtcctgggggcctcgggtgagtttcagatggttcaCGAATCGAAATTTTGACTTAAACAGCTGCTAGAATTTTCTGATGCCTGTATCcgatttccttcatcgcgttcgcgaggggagtctcgcaCCATATAATGTCAATATCATAAGTCATCCTTATTACACcatatcaattcacccttatttcacctgttgcggcgtgcaacccgatcccaccgtaaaatatcaatatcataacaataaacataatatgttgcggcgcgcaacacGATCCCACCAtgtaatatcaatatcataattcaccttTATTTCACCAtaacaattcacccttatttcacatgttgggaagtgcaacccgatcccaccgtacaatgacaatatcacaatatgcatatcctcccttattccaccacctcccttatttcacctattgcggcatgtaacccgatctcccgtacaataatttaaatcaacaacaataattcaATAATCGCAAAGAGAAAAATTGGAATGgcccattttgtgcttcgcgttggCGACCGGGGGCACGCGTTAGCGAAGGGTCGAGGGgaaaagcttcgcgttcgcgaagggccgaGGGGTAAGGCGGTCgaggcctcgcattcgcgaaagggAAAGACGGCCTGGGAAAAAttggtcttcgcgttcacgagaccaGGCTCGTATTCACGAAGGAGGAAATCCgggcagcacaaaaatgtgcttcgcgaacacgagggacGTGTCGCGTTTGCGAAAAagaaaggcctgggcagaatgtttaagatttgaaatttttcatttttgacgaattggagctcgggaagaggcaattttcgagagattttcaaggaaaacaacggggtaagtgttcttaactcagtattggtcaaattacccgaatccatgattgtttttaacatttaatcggtgaattaagttggaaaatttagaaaacgctcttggtttaatttgaagatttgagggtcgagttgatgtcagaatttggtaaaatttatatggttggactcattgtTGAATGGGCTTtcttattttataacttttatcgggttccgagatgtagGCCCCGTGGACGATTTTTGGGTGCAATTTCTGGTTTTTGTTGgataattagtattttcatatggaattaattcttatagtttgtattgactgaatcgaattatttgtggctagattcgagatatttggaggccgatttgcgaggcaaaggcattgcagaataacgaatttcacggtttgaggtaagtaacagttctaaatttgctcctgagggtatgaaaccccggattatgtattatatgattggttttgaggttacgcacatgctaggtgatgggcgtgtaggcgtgcaccgtagaaattatgACTTGGTAAATTTCAtgaaactgtgtagttgaataatctgttgaaaTCCGTATATTTTTCACGTATTAGAGAAATcaaactataaatcatgtttaaaccatgtgttgacactgtagggacccacaaaggtcatgtacatgttgaattatctgctaaactattatttcatactcagtcacgATTTTTACTCGTATATTACATCTTagtctctcttattcattattgatgcaccatatcattgttgttgggctgcttatcatgatttctaagagcccgagaaactggagaggttgatgactgagtgaggtcgagggcctaattatgaggatatttatgggatcgggttgcacgccgcaacatgtttcattaatttatgccatgattggcttgttatagcgcttgggctgaagaagcccctccggagtctgtacacacccccagtgagcgcaggttcctactgagtgcgagtgccgagtggtgagtgattgagaggaatgagtgactgtgaggaaagagtggcTATGAGGTTAGAGTGAATGGGAGAACTAAGTGACTGTTACTcggagaggatgcattgatttcattattgctgtATTTCAACTGTCATATATCacttttttggaaatttttgaaagacattattttctgtttcagtcgaagttg is drawn from Nicotiana tabacum cultivar K326 chromosome 22, ASM71507v2, whole genome shotgun sequence and contains these coding sequences:
- the LOC142175818 gene encoding uncharacterized protein LOC142175818 — protein: MVAIMEPFVDKRKIDVPNGKIWLFCSHNWPISVRDTDDQQITIKVANGTGNKNIWIKTVYAKCTTVERKDLWDAIDNLNMVIDGPRCIGGDFNVIWDSNEKVGGKPHRAYKSLDFINCLNNCGMIDIGYIGSIYTWCNNKIPGKRIWKRLDRVFVNNDWDHIFQNNTVKHLPRIGSDHRPLLIQISGNPMWRLQSKLKLLTRRLSEWSREFVKDINEHVANWEAEMHALEEDDSILDCIPHRINDKDNDILTAMPYEEEIKGAVFTVSSYSLAGTDVVMEDKLIQPLPANSTLAQIKVHLDEKTKKYKAKTIIQNLVADSIFYKIIAYETAKEAWKTLKQEYQGSERGRQNQILNLKRDFESLRMQDDETIAKVPKINHLAYADDLMIFTGGNNKSVKFIMKQISNYENASGQLVNRNKSFFITVPRASPSRINRMRNATGFMDKNFPFNYLGCPIYIGRKKIIYFDAMVDKVDKRLSGWQGKILSVGRRMVLIKYVLQSMHIYTLFAMSPPKETLTLLEKYFANFFWGDSGDEEISLEFLEKVMSA